The nucleotide window AATCTCGTTTCGAGCCCGGAACGCGGCTATGCTGGAGGCCGTCCGGTAGCGACCGGGGAACCCATGTCAGGCAGAAGTGAAGATCCCGCGCGGCTGCTTGCCGAGCTCGCCGCGGTGCAGGAGATCGGCAAGGTGCTCACCTCGACCCTCGAGGTCCAGGAGGTGCTGCGCCGGATCATGGGCCAGGTCTCCGAGCTGCTCTGCCCCCGCCGCTGGTCGATGCTCCTCACCGAGGAGGACGGATCCCTCTCCTTCGAGGTGGCGGTGGGTGAGGGCAGCGATCGCCTCCAGGGCACCCGGATCGGCCCCGGGGAGGGCATCGCCGGCTGGGTGGCCTCGAAGGGCGAGCCCGTGCTGCTGGACGACGCCCGCGCCGACGAGCGCTGGTCCGATCGCTTCGACGAGGCCACCGGCTTCGCGACCGAGCGGGTGCTCGCCGTGCCCATGGTGGCCCGGGAGCGGATCCTGGGGGTGATCGAGCTGGTGGGCGGCCCCTCGGACGATCCCTTCACCGAGAACGACCTGCGCCTGCTCTCCTCCCTGGCGGACTACGCGGCCATCGGGCTGATGAACGCCCGCAACTACGACCGCGTCCAGGCCCTCACGATCCGCGACGACCACACCGGCCTCTTCAACGCCCGCTTCCTCTTTCGCACCCTGCGGCTCGAGGTCGAGCGAGCCCGCCGCTACCTCCACCCGGTCTCCCTGATCTTCCTGGACCTCGACCGCTTCAAGGAGGTCAACGACACCCACGGCCACCTCTCCGGCTCCGCCCTGCTCAAGGAGGTGGGCCAGGTGATCGAGGAGGCCAGCCGGGCCACCGACACGGTCTGCCGCTACGGCGGGGACGAGTTCGCGGTGGTCCTGCCCGAGACCGGCCGGGACGGGGCGCGCAACAGCGCCGAGCGGATCTTGAGCGCCATGCGCGAGCACGTCTTCCTCAAGGAGCGGGGGATGGCCGTCCACCTCTCGGCCTCCTTCGGCTGCGCCACCTTCCCGGACGACGCCAAGAGCTCCGAGGGGCTGCTCTCGGCCGCCGATCACGCGATGTACGCCGCCAAGGAGGCGGGCCGGGACCGCATCTGCCGGGCGAGCCGGGCCCTGCTGAGCGAGGAGCCGGGGGAGACCGACGCGGAGGACGCCTCCGGGCGCAGCCGGGCCGAGCGCGCCTGACGCAGGCCCATGACGCGCCGCGTCTTTCGGGCCGAGGCCCGGAGGTGCTTTCGATCGGGGTGTGGCGGCTGATCCCAGGGCTCCTGGAGCCTCCCGGAAGAAAACGACCTCGGGTCGTCTTTCGACGGAACTTCCCCGGCGCAGGGGCGTCGGTACTTCCATGAGGGTGCGTCCAGATGGGGAGCGTCTGCCGGAGGCCTTCTTCGAGGACGAGCTCCCCCGTTCCGGCGGCCGCAGCTGGGTGCTGCCCCTCGGGCCGATCGTGCTCCTCTGGGCGGTGGCCACCCTGATCCAGCAGGGGGAGCTGGGGCTGGAGGCCACGGAGGTCGGGCAGCCGGTCTTCGGCGCCGTGGCGGCCCCCGATGCCCCCCCGCGCCAGGTCGAGCTGGGGGGCGGTCGCAGCGTCCGCCGCCTGCGCCTGGCCCAGGCCCTGCTGGCCCGGGACGAGCCGGATCGGGCCCGCACCCTCCTGCTGCAGCTGCGGCGAGAGCTCGGGGACGTGGCCCTGGTCCTGCGCCCCCTGGCCCGGGCCGAGAAGGCCCTCGGCCACCGCGAGCGGGCGGCGGACCTCTACGTGACCCTCCTCCAGAGCCGGGGTGACGACATCGAGGCTCTCGAGTTCTTCCTGCGCTACCGCTACGAGGAGGACGACCTGCAGGGCGCCCTCGACATCGCGGGCGAGCTGCGGGAGCTGGGCGCCCTCACCGGCGAGTCGGCCCACTTCGCCGACCTGGTCCGGGCCGAGCAGGCCGCCCGGGCCATGGCGCGGCGGATGCGCGCCGAGCGCTGAAAGGGTCTGCCCGCGCGTTGACCCCCCGGGGCGCCGCCCTTACCCTGCGCCGCCAGCCCTCCGCCTCGAGCGGCGGCGAGGGCCAGGAGCAAGGAGCCACCGAAGGTGTCCAAGATCAGCAGCGTCAAGGGAATGAACGACCTCTTGCCGGCGGAGCTCGTCCGCTGGCACCGCCTCGAGGCCGCGATGCGGGACCGCTTCGACCGCTACGGCTACGGGGAGCTGCGCACGCCCCTCCTCGAGGAGACCCGCCTCTTCGCCCGCTCGATCGGGGACGAGACCGACATCGTCGGCAAGGAGATGTACACCTTCCCGGATCGCAAGGGGAAGAAGCAGCTCTCCCTGCGCCCCGAGGGCACGGCCAGCGCGGTGCGCGCCTACATCCAGCACTCGGTCCACGGCGCCGAGCCGGTGACCCGCTGGTGGTACTTCGGCCCCATGTACCGCCACGAGCGGGTGCAGGCCGGCCGCTACCGGCAGTTCTACCAGGTGGGGGCCGAGGCCCTGGGCAGCGCCGATCCCTCCCTCGAGGCCGAGGTGATCTCTCTCTTCGACGGCTTCCTGCGCCAGGACCTGGGGCTCGGCGAGGTCGAGCTGCAGGTGAACAACCTGGGAGACAGCGAGGATCGCAAGGCCTACGCCGCGGCCCTGGTGGCCCACCTCGACGGCCACCTGGAGGTCCTCTGCGAGGACTGCCGGCGTCGCAAGGTCGAGAACCCCCTGCGCACCCTCGACTGCAAGGTGCCGGGCTGCCAGCCGGTGATGGAGGCGGCCCCCCGCCTGGAGGATCACCTGGGGGAGGCGGCGCGGGTGCACTTCGCC belongs to Deltaproteobacteria bacterium and includes:
- a CDS encoding sensor domain-containing diguanylate cyclase, giving the protein MSGRSEDPARLLAELAAVQEIGKVLTSTLEVQEVLRRIMGQVSELLCPRRWSMLLTEEDGSLSFEVAVGEGSDRLQGTRIGPGEGIAGWVASKGEPVLLDDARADERWSDRFDEATGFATERVLAVPMVARERILGVIELVGGPSDDPFTENDLRLLSSLADYAAIGLMNARNYDRVQALTIRDDHTGLFNARFLFRTLRLEVERARRYLHPVSLIFLDLDRFKEVNDTHGHLSGSALLKEVGQVIEEASRATDTVCRYGGDEFAVVLPETGRDGARNSAERILSAMREHVFLKERGMAVHLSASFGCATFPDDAKSSEGLLSAADHAMYAAKEAGRDRICRASRALLSEEPGETDAEDASGRSRAERA
- the hisS gene encoding histidine--tRNA ligase; protein product: MNDLLPAELVRWHRLEAAMRDRFDRYGYGELRTPLLEETRLFARSIGDETDIVGKEMYTFPDRKGKKQLSLRPEGTASAVRAYIQHSVHGAEPVTRWWYFGPMYRHERVQAGRYRQFYQVGAEALGSADPSLEAEVISLFDGFLRQDLGLGEVELQVNNLGDSEDRKAYAAALVAHLDGHLEVLCEDCRRRKVENPLRTLDCKVPGCQPVMEAAPRLEDHLGEAARVHFAEVLSLLDALGIAWVRNHRLVRGLDYYNRTCFEFVAGGLGAQNTVCAGGRYDGLVAQLGGPKTPAVGFAAGIERLVSLMSDAAPEDAPELVAVVPVGTEVFPACLRLVEELRREGLRVDFDPRRGSLKSQMRRADKLGARVALVIGEDELAAGRVPAKDLRLEGAEPEELALADLHASLRRWFKERR